In Paenibacillus sp. G2S3, a single window of DNA contains:
- a CDS encoding ABC transporter ATP-binding protein has protein sequence MPILDVHNLSKIYEGKVSTQALNHIRFSVEKGEFVGIMGPSGSGKTTLLNTIATIDQPTSGQILINERDPNLLSRKEKALFRRHELGFVFQHFNLLDTLTVEENIVLPLTLAGVHVTEMESRLKEVASMLDIEHLLQKRTYEISGGQMQRTAIARAMIHRPALILADEPTGNLDSKASGEVMNMLTEVNKEEGATVLMVTHDAVAASFCNRVIFIKDGRFYSEMYRGSSRGAFFQSIIDMLSLLGGTSHDLSAIRL, from the coding sequence TTGCCCATTCTAGATGTTCATAATTTATCAAAAATATATGAGGGTAAAGTGTCCACTCAGGCATTGAATCATATCCGCTTTTCTGTTGAAAAGGGGGAGTTCGTTGGCATCATGGGTCCTTCGGGGAGTGGAAAAACAACGCTGCTCAACACGATCGCCACCATCGACCAGCCGACCTCCGGTCAGATTCTGATCAACGAGCGAGATCCCAATCTGCTTAGCAGAAAAGAAAAGGCACTCTTTCGCCGTCATGAGCTCGGTTTCGTCTTTCAGCATTTCAATCTACTGGATACGCTCACTGTAGAGGAGAATATTGTACTGCCTCTCACACTTGCTGGTGTCCATGTAACGGAAATGGAGAGCAGGTTGAAAGAAGTAGCAAGTATGCTGGACATTGAGCATTTGCTGCAAAAACGGACATACGAGATTTCTGGTGGACAAATGCAGCGGACTGCCATCGCCCGCGCGATGATTCATCGTCCTGCTCTGATTTTAGCAGATGAGCCTACAGGGAATCTGGATTCCAAAGCTTCAGGTGAAGTCATGAATATGCTGACAGAGGTGAATAAGGAAGAAGGGGCAACGGTGCTGATGGTCACACATGATGCAGTGGCCGCGAGCTTTTGTAACCGAGTCATCTTTATTAAAGACGGACGTTTCTATAGTGAAATGTACAGGGGGAGCAGTAGAGGCGCTTTCTTCCAAAGTATTATTGATATGTTGTCTCTGCTTGGGGGAACTAGCCATGACCTTTCGGCAATTCGCTTATAG
- a CDS encoding sensor histidine kinase has translation MKLFLREQIPLIVIYLAQLILITLVYRLDGGSGVSVSLYAALLSTCLLLGYLAYRYISNRTFYERLETVPSSLDEAGGPSQDSPLAVSLRGLLGSQFRLYKNDLHSYRHKLEEHIHFINQWVHGMKTPLSVIHLMIQDKDGPPFTAIGDELDRLKKGLDTVLYTARLDTFEHDFYVERLELETLVRGVTSEQKRLFIRNRIFPTIKIDERIAVTTDEKWLSFVLTQIITNAIRYTTEVGKHVYFHGYIQEEKRAVLEIRDEGVGIPAGDLPRVFDPYFTGVNGRTFQESTGMGLYLVKQICGKLGHEVSICSEEGKGTTVRIVFREFYLTNM, from the coding sequence GTGAAGCTATTTTTAAGGGAGCAGATCCCTTTAATTGTTATCTATCTAGCACAGCTCATCTTGATCACACTAGTATATCGGCTGGATGGGGGCAGTGGTGTGAGCGTAAGTCTGTACGCTGCTCTTCTCAGTACCTGTCTGCTGCTTGGCTACCTCGCTTATCGGTATATCAGCAATCGTACGTTCTATGAACGACTGGAAACTGTACCTTCCTCTCTAGATGAAGCGGGTGGCCCTTCACAGGATTCTCCACTTGCCGTGAGTTTGCGAGGTCTACTAGGGTCACAATTCCGACTCTACAAAAATGATTTACATAGCTACCGCCACAAGCTGGAAGAACATATTCACTTTATTAATCAGTGGGTACATGGGATGAAGACACCATTGTCTGTCATCCATTTAATGATTCAAGATAAGGACGGACCGCCTTTTACGGCGATAGGAGATGAACTCGATCGTCTGAAAAAAGGACTGGACACCGTACTTTATACGGCTCGGCTAGATACTTTTGAGCATGATTTTTACGTGGAACGTTTGGAGTTGGAAACCCTCGTACGTGGCGTGACCTCAGAGCAGAAGCGTCTGTTCATACGTAACCGAATATTTCCTACTATTAAAATAGATGAGCGAATTGCCGTAACCACAGACGAAAAGTGGCTAAGTTTTGTGCTTACGCAGATCATTACGAATGCAATCCGTTATACGACGGAAGTCGGCAAGCATGTATATTTTCATGGGTACATACAAGAGGAAAAAAGAGCTGTACTGGAGATACGAGATGAAGGAGTTGGCATACCAGCAGGTGATCTGCCGCGTGTGTTTGATCCTTATTTTACAGGTGTGAATGGACGAACCTTTCAAGAATCCACGGGGATGGGTTTATATCTTGTGAAACAGATCTGCGGCAAGCTGGGTCACGAGGTGAGCATTTGCTCAGAAGAAGGTAAGGGCACGACCGTGCGGATAGTGTTTAGGGAGTTCTACCTTACAAATATGTAA
- a CDS encoding response regulator transcription factor, protein MFKIFIIEDDRGLVALLQDYLHKFGYETQAVNDFERVRAQFETFAPHLVLLDVNLPKYDGYYWCRQIRGISTCPILFISARDGKMDQVMALENGADDYITKPFDYEIAMAKIKSQLRRAYGTYAGSNNERTLTVAGMTLDVERLILTRGETKVDLSHTEAKILDELMQKSGTIVTRDRLLEKIWDDQAFVDENTLNVYVTRVRKKLAALEITDGLQTVRGQGYRLIPNWGDEE, encoded by the coding sequence ATGTTCAAAATATTTATTATAGAAGATGACCGTGGACTGGTGGCTCTGCTACAGGATTATTTACATAAGTTTGGATATGAGACACAGGCTGTGAATGATTTCGAGCGGGTTCGTGCTCAGTTTGAGACGTTCGCTCCGCACCTGGTTCTATTAGATGTTAATTTGCCAAAATACGATGGGTATTACTGGTGTCGCCAGATTCGAGGCATTTCTACCTGCCCTATCCTTTTTATATCTGCCCGTGACGGCAAAATGGATCAGGTGATGGCGCTAGAGAACGGGGCTGACGATTATATTACGAAGCCTTTTGATTACGAAATTGCGATGGCTAAAATCAAAAGCCAGCTACGACGCGCATACGGTACCTATGCGGGAAGCAACAATGAGCGAACCCTGACCGTTGCCGGAATGACGCTGGATGTGGAGCGACTAATCCTTACTAGAGGAGAAACCAAAGTGGACTTAAGTCACACAGAAGCCAAGATTCTAGATGAGCTGATGCAAAAGTCGGGAACTATCGTTACCCGCGACAGACTGCTCGAAAAAATCTGGGATGATCAAGCCTTCGTGGATGAGAATACACTTAATGTCTATGTCACTCGTGTGCGTAAAAAGCTTGCCGCTCTTGAGATTACGGACGGTCTACAAACCGTTCGAGGTCAAGGCTATCGCTTGATTCCGAATTGGGGGGATGAGGAGTGA
- a CDS encoding NlpC/P60 family protein, translated as MELELELELKLDYEFDQEIKNALTWAKERLDSQDYPLRCLAFVEDAYERSNGIEMWGGSDAQESADLYEAHKNTGNPPAGAFVFYSCSGMVEGELKHWGHVALALGNGEAIHAWDKVRIDHYLEIGHLQAAPGWTKPEFIGWAPVQRVLAGMQKKQ; from the coding sequence TTGGAACTGGAATTGGAACTGGAATTGAAATTAGATTATGAATTTGACCAAGAAATTAAGAATGCATTAACCTGGGCTAAGGAGCGGCTGGATTCGCAGGATTATCCACTGCGTTGTCTAGCATTTGTAGAAGACGCTTATGAGAGAAGCAATGGAATCGAAATGTGGGGAGGCAGCGATGCACAAGAATCGGCTGATCTGTACGAAGCACACAAGAATACTGGTAATCCACCAGCTGGCGCGTTTGTTTTTTATTCCTGCTCCGGCATGGTAGAGGGAGAGCTGAAGCATTGGGGGCATGTGGCCTTAGCCCTTGGGAATGGTGAGGCGATTCATGCATGGGATAAAGTCAGAATAGATCATTATTTAGAGATTGGTCATCTGCAAGCTGCTCCTGGTTGGACGAAACCTGAGTTTATCGGCTGGGCGCCAGTTCAGAGAGTACTCGCTGGGATGCAGAAGAAACAGTAG